Proteins from a genomic interval of Lolium perenne isolate Kyuss_39 chromosome 1, Kyuss_2.0, whole genome shotgun sequence:
- the LOC127318689 gene encoding uncharacterized protein yields MQAIPLTMAKLLVFLLVLAVAAATNVGAVSATAADEDDLEQRRETMAELVRIFSNPVTAAAADTETVHRLAVFMKREIGPLGIIVDAIRNMPEDSAADARSKEEASDAAIELLMRHFRHLMPQGPGKTDEL; encoded by the coding sequence ATGCAAGCCATTCCTCTCACCATGGCCAAGCTCCTCGTCTTCCTCCTAGTGCTCGCTGTCGCCGCTGCCACCAACGTCGGAGCAGTCTCCGCCACCGCGGCGGATGAGGACGACCTGGAGCAGCGGCGGGAGACCATGGCGGAGCTCGTCCGGATTTTCTCCAACCCCGTGACCGCGGCAGCAGCCGATACCGAGACGGTCCATCGGCTGGCGGTGTTCATGAAACGCGAGATCGGGCCGCTGGGGATCATCGTCGACGCAATCCGCAACATGCCAGAGGACAGTGCCGCCGACGCCCGCAGCAAGGAGGAGGCGTCCGACGCTGCCATCGAGCTCCTGATGCGCCACTTCCGGCACCTCATGCCTCAAGGGCCCGGCAAGACCGACGAGCTGTAA
- the LOC139834946 gene encoding uncharacterized protein has protein sequence MQSVAGLQDLERPFTIQEAKVAVWAMCMEPGSLMAFLQDFYDEVAPLDGLTVDDFRPISLQNCVMKIVTRILTTRLQHFIHRLISFEQSWSVKGRNIVNNFLYTADVVQSCQVRRLREILDLFSQATCLHINFHKSTFVPVGGVSAELASELASILGYPVSSFPQTYLGLPLSDHKLPTAALEFLSIEISKCIPGWRTSMLPIGGRLTLTATVMSALPSFSIYVCSADP, from the exons ATGCAGAGTGTTGCAGGCTTGCAGGACTTGGAGAGGCCTTTCACCATACAAGAGGCCAAGGTCGCCGTCTGGGCTATGTGCATGGAA CCCGGATCTCTCATGGCCTTCCTTCAGGACTTCTATGACGAAGTTGCACCCCTCGATGGGCTCACTGTTGACGACTTTCGTCCCATCTCACTCCAGAATTGTGTAATGAAGATTGTCACTCGGATCCTCACGACAAGACTCCAACACTTCATACATCGCCTCATCTCCTTTGAGCAGTCATGGTCCGTCAAGGGGCGGAATATTGTCAACAACTTCCTCTACACAGCTGACGTGGTCCAAAGCTGCCAG GTCCGTCGCCTCCGTGAGATTTTGGACCTCTTCTCGCAGGCCACATGTCTACACATCAATTTTCACAAGAGCACGTTTGTGCCCGTTGGCGGTGTCTCAGCTGAGCTAGCCTCAGAACTGGCGAGCATCCTCGGCTATCCTGTCTCGTCCTTCCcccagacataccttggacttccGCTCTCGGACCACAAGCTCCCTACCGCCGCACTAGAATTCTTGTCTATCGAGATCTCCAAATGCATTCCTGGTTGGCGGACATCCATGCTTCCCATTGGTGGGCGTCTCACACTCACTGCAACAGTAATGTCTGCTCTCCCGTCGTTTTCCATATATGTCTGCTCTGCCGATCCCTAA